In the genome of Peromyscus eremicus chromosome 1, PerEre_H2_v1, whole genome shotgun sequence, the window TGCCATTGCTTACTTTATAATAGACATGTCTAGATGGACAGAATCCTTGAAAACTAGATGTGTTGATATGAATTGAACTACTCAATATTCACTTGAGGCTGTGGTCATGTTCCCTGTTGGATTTGAATTTACTTTTGAATTTCTGGCATCTTCAGAGACCTATCTTCAGTCAAACATTATAAAAGATGGCATAGCTACCATATACTAATAACTGTAagatgaatgaattttttttcaagaggTAAGATTTGAGCTTTTGTTTACCACTGAAGAGAACTATACCTTCAAATAGTATCTGTATCTAAAAGCCTTCCCTTAGCAATAATGCAGATAAATAACAAGCAGTtaaggagaaaataatttcaactgGAGAAAATTAAATTTCCATTGTAGAGTGCACATGGACAAACCAGCATGACCAGTTTATGACCCCTAAGACCAGAAACCACATAGTCTCTAACTATGTAAACGTATCACTCTGCCATAAGCCTAAAACAGTGAATAATTTTTAAGCACTTGGAATTTATCTTTAGAAAGTTTCTTTTAGGACAATTTGCTTCCTTTATTGATTAGACAGATGCTCTAGCATCCCAGACACCAAAcactttgggggaaaaaagggaAATAAAGCCAAATtgtggtggggtgagggtggagtaGCAGGGATGAGATTCAATTTGGTCTCTAGGTGAATGAACCTAAGTATGCGtcttgacatttttaaaagatttgtttttattttatgtatttatgtgagtgcctgtgtgcatgtatgtgcaaccATATGAGTGCCTGGTGCGCAAAGTGGTCAAAGGAGGGACCTGGaacccctagaactagagttacaggcagtgagaTATCTAATCTGGGTGTAGGAactaaacctaggtcctctgcaaaaacaacagtgctctgaaccactgagccatctctccagagccaCTTCTTAACTTTACAGGCTGGAAGTTTTGTCATCTGCATACTAtgttaaaaatcatatttaattCCATTATGCTTCAGTTAAAACATTGTTACAGTAGGAAATAGTTTGGCATGTTTGAATAAAGGTTAATAGTTGTGTTTGATTATTAGTCATGTGATATTTAAGATGATTTCAGAAAGCGATGGCTGAATTGGAAATattgaagtattttttaaattttaaatagtgACTTCATTTGTAACTTTGAAATCTTCTCTATATATTCCTTGTTATATGAAAGATATCTGACTTCTCAGTTTAATATTTGTCCTAGGACATAGTCTCGCTTAACCAATAGGCATTGTGAACTAGATAGCGAAGGAGGCCCCCTGTGCTGTTGCATCAGAAAGCTGGGGAGTCAACCAGCTGCTCTCATTTTTCTCAGCAATATTGTGACTGGTATTTACTTGACTGGTATTTACTTGATTTCATTTACAATACAATTACAGAGTGAATGAAATGAGTTCAGCTTGCCTGCATCTGATACCCTGATCGCAATCTGCTTCCTGTGTAAATTTATGTGAGTAACTTAATATTTTCAACTTCAGTTTTCTTGtctataaaaaagaaacaacaaaagtaCCTAATATTATCccctgaaaattaaaatatatctacatataaaTTTTAACTTCCAGGCTGGTAATTTAGTAAGCATTCAGGAAACATTGCTGCTTCCTCTAATCTTTATCACATAACCCTAGATTTAGATGCTGTAATCATTTTGTTATACTTatgattcctttttaaaatcttatcTTTAAAGCTCTTTGAGCACATTTAATAACatttaattatatacaatattatatatttcatataaatacCACTTAAGGAAATATTTTCCTACAAAGCTGTATCTACAGAGCATACTTGAAACAAATTATCTGATGTTgctgttaaaaacaatttttgaaaTATGGGAAGATTCATTGCAAATATATAAATTCTAAAACTGTGGAGTAAACTAacagttaaataaagaaaaattagtttaagTTTTTCTTCAATGAGttttcttgaaatgttttcttaaatgACATATTTGTTTATAATAGCATCCATATATGAGTTAATGAAAATGATGCTACATATTCATAAATCCCTTCCTGGAATATCTCCATCACAGCCTGGTTCTGGCAGCAGCTACATTGACCCATGGCTTTCCTGGAGGATGGGAACCACACTGCAGTGACAGAGTTCATTTTATTGGGCTTAACAAATGACCCGGTCCTTAGAGTCGTCCTCTTCATCATCATCCTGTGCATCTACCTGGTGACTGTGTCTGGGAACCTCAGCACCATCCTCCTCATCAGAGTCTCTTCCCAGCTTCATCACCCCATGTACTTTTTTCTCAGTCACTTGGCTTCTACTGACATAGGCTACTCATCTTCTGTCACACCCAATATGCTGGTCAATTTCCTGGTAAAGCGAAATACAATCTCCTTCCTTGGGTGTACCATCCAGCTTGGCTCAGGTGCTTTCTTTGGGACACTTGAATGCTTCCTTCTGGCCACCATGGCGTATGATCGCTTTGTAGCAATCTGTAACCCACTGCTTTATTCAACCAAAATGTCCACATGTGTCTGTATCCAGTTGCTTGTAGGATCTTATATAGGTAGTTTACTTAATGCTTCCTcctttattatttccttcttttctcttctcttctgtggACCAAATAGAGTCAATCACTTTTTCTGTGATTTGGCTCCTTTGGTAGAGCTCTCCTGTTCTAGTGGCAGTGTCCCCATAGTTCCTGCCTCATTTTGTTCTGCCTTTGTCATTATAGTCACAGTGTTTGTCATAGCTGTTTCTTACACCTACATCCTCATCACCATCCTGAAGATGCGCTCCACTGAGGGCCGCCACAAGGCCTTCTCCACCTGCACATCCCACCTCACTGCAGTCACTCTGTTCTATGGGACCATTACATTTATCTATGCGATGCCCAAGTCCAGCTACTCCACAGACCAGAACAAGGTGGTGTCTGTGTTCTACATGGTGGTGATCCCCATGTTGAACCCCCTCATCTACAGTCTTAGAAATAATGAGATTAAGGGTGCTCTGAAGAGAGAAATTAACAGGAAAATATTCTCTTAAGTGATGTCTGTTATATTGTAGAATTTAATATAGTAACAACATCCTACAGATAAAATAATGAAGTGAACTAAATGCCTGTGGCTGAAATATATGTTCTGATACATATAATTAGCCACTTGGAAGCTTTTTAGTAACTGTAGAGTGTAGATGTTCAGATATTAAGTAATAAATCATATTTTCATAGTGTTACAttcaataaatttaaataaactcataattaacaaagtaattatttttataaaaagtaacttcctgaaaattatttttcactttcagtcatttgtttttaaaaatagttatctGCTATAAATTACAATCATGGAACATTCAAATGATTCAAATAATTAAGGATGTCTGCATTTTCAACAGTAGCTCATTCTGCAATGTGcatagtaagaatagtcatttCTGGGGATACATTTTGAGAGAAAATGACAAAATTCCTGGAGttgttttcagatttattttataagtgtttttCCTGTATCCTTGGAGTTGTTCTTCCTGGAATACAAGTGACTGCTGGGAATGGGTTTGTGGACTCATAGCATTGTGGTCTGGATCCCTGCTCTCTGGATTGGGATAAGAAGCAGGcttctcatgaaaaaaaaaaaaaaaaggatgaaagatCCCTGATTAACCAACTCTCCTGAaaaatctttcattttcctttgtggtgctgggaatgaagccCAGTGCCTGGTACTTGGTTACCAAGGTCTATATCACTCAGCCATATCCCCAGCTCCGCCTGAGAGTCTTATCTGGGTTCATCGATGACCACCACTTTATTTGTCATTCTCCATCCTCTTTCACTTCCAGTAAGGGACTCCATGATTCAATCCTTTTATGGATTAGAAGCATGAGAATAATTTATTTATCTTCCTTCTCTGCACTCGTACATTTGGTTATAAAATTTTGCAGGATTGGAAGCCAAGATTTATTTACTTCTCTCTGTCTTCATTGTCAATGACTGCTTCAGGCTGAACTCTTTCACAGTCAGTTTATCACAAATAGTTCCAGTGAAATGGTTAactttagctgtcaacttgataaGGGTGTGGTGTCCAGGTGCTTGGTCAGACACTAGTCCAAATGCACCTTtgatgatattttttaaagacatgctTGACATTTTGACTAACAGTTGCCAAAAGAAAATTCCTAATATAGATGGGTCTTGTCTAATCAGTTAAAGGCCTTGAGAGAAAGCCTGAGGTCCTCCGAAGAGGAAAACCCTTGAAACTCTAGACCTCTAGGCTGCTGTTTCAATTCTTGCCAGTATTTTCAAGCTGTTTTCCTACTTAACAGActttgtacatgcatatataatttgagaaaaatttatatatatacatatataattaaaatgaaatcatacatataaaatgtgtAATAATATTGGAAGAAATATATGAACATTTAGTAAATATGTATAAAAGTGTGTAACTGTGAATATCAATGTAtttttgtgcatatatacataaactGCTGTCCTGGGGGAAGCTTAATGAATACAATCCCTAATGAATTTTCTTATCTTTCCATCTTCCAAGTCATGCTGCATATAACTGCCACAGTCATATATCTAAATAAattactttcttcaccaaaactCCAAAAGATTCTAGCCTCTAACTTGGAAAGGGCCCATGAGACTTGGGATAAATGAGGTTTTAAGAGAGTGGGATGGTGAAGAACAAACTGGAAAGAAGAAATTGTAGCCCAAAGGATACAGTGGGGTAGGAGGAGCCAAGGAGAAATAGGAGAACAGAGAAATGACCAATATGAAATATGTATGAAAACCTGTTACCTtgttaatattattttcaaaatataaataaaatatttttaaagaccttAGATATGgccttcttccccttctctctcttgtggtatttcctttcctttcaaaaTTTTGAGCATGCCCACAGTCTTCTGCCTCAAGACTCTCACACACAGCTCTACTTGCAATGGCCTCTTCCCTTCACTGATGCAGCACCTATTTAATGTTGCAGACACCAATACACTCTTTGTTAAGCCACTTCTAAAGAGCCTTACTGGATCTCAAAACCTAAGATCACCACTATACCCCCACAGGTATTTGTTTTTTACTTCACTGGTAATTATACAGTTAGGGTTTGATTTTCACCTGTGAATGCTGGAAGCTTCTTATAGAGAGCTAAAGTGGTACCCCAATGTCTAATTGTCACTTGGATCATAGAACACGGTAAACTTAAATGCAAATTTgatatgaatgaaataaaatacctAATAAATTAATGGGAGATGAATGAAGGCTTCATCTTATTTGAACTGTTGGTGCCACTGGGTTCTAAGCCACATTTTGACAGTGGCTATAACTGAGGTACACACAGCAAATATCATGATTACAAACACAACTTTGAAACTGTGAATCCTTGTTTTGAAATTAGACAAAATGTTTAATATATCATGTTAAGATAgtcaagttttaaatttttaacatcGGAATAGAGTGTGCTAGATACCATTGtgatattttctaacaaaatgttGTTTTGAGATTCTTTTCGTCCTATATCTTCCACTTCTTATTACTTCTGTTGCCCCTTGTAGCCCCAGCTACtgattcttttcctcttttgtgCCCCATCTGTCTTTTTTCCAAActctccttcctcatctcctGAGCTGAGCGGCTTAAGAACATCTCACCACTAGGGGGCTCTGTTATAAAGTTCTTTCTAGCAATCCTTTTTATTTCCAAGTAAGCACAGAGTTCTCCGAGTATCAATGTATTCTATGGTATAGACTATGTGCAAGGAGCCTAAAACAGAGTTGAGATCATATCTATGTCAAACAATCCATTGGAACTTCCTAATACTAAGGGAATTCATAATTTCCGACATCATAGAACTGCTGTGAAAATTTAAGTGGAAAAATAAGGTATTTGGGGAAACTAAATTCTCTGGATATAAATAACGGTCCCTTATCTTCTAAACAGAATCTTTGTGGGTTAGCTACTTACTTATGTGGGGCCTCAGgttacttattttaaattaaaactaataGGACTTACTCATTGGGTTGTTTTAAAGAATGGATGAGCTAATGAAAGTAACATGCTGAGAATGATTTCTGATACTTTGTTAAGTACAGATTATTGCTgctaaataaactaaataaaggAGGAGCGGATGGCATCTGAAGAAGGTCAATAACAGTAATTACAactatttcagatagatagatacgtacatacatacatatagatggacagacagacaaagatgcATAAATAGACagattatagatagataataaatagataaatatatgaTAGATACAATGATACATAGATATATGATGGATACAATGATACATAGGTGCATAGATATATGATAGGTACAAAGATACATAGATGTATAAATTTTagttagatgatagatacatacatacatatatacatagatgatgcagagagagggagagagagagagagagagagagagagagagagagagagagagagagagagagaatgagataaGAGACTGATGAATGTATAGATAGATCTCATTGCCTCCCAAATAGATAGATTACATATGTTTGAAACTGAAAATTACTGTGTGGGGGTGACATACACcttcagtctcagcactcaggaggcagaggcaggtagatctcagtgagttctaggccagcctggtctacagagcaagttcaaggacagctagggttaAGCAGAGAAAtctcgtctcaaaaaaaaagtgagaattaCAACAAAGAATGTTCTTAATTTAAAGAACCACATACATATCAATCGGCAGGTCCTAAGGATGATACTAGTATATGAAAACTTTAAAGGTTATCTTCAATTCAAAGAACATAGCCTATGAATATATTATAACAGTTGACTCTCTTAAAACCTCCTTTACCTCTTTGTTTTTCAGGCTGTAGATGGAGTGATTCAACATGGGGATCATCACTATGTAGAACTCAACCACCTTGTTCTGGTCCATGGAGTAGTTGGGTTTGAACAACAGAAATGAAGACAATCAATTCATAGTAGAAAATGACAGCAGTGAGGAGAGAAGTCCATCTGGAGAAAGCCTTGTGTTGCTTTTCTGTGGATCATGTCTTCAAGGTGGTGATGAAGGATATAGACTGAAGAGGGAGAAATGGAATGCTGCCCACAATgttggagccagaggagatggagaagataATTTCAGTAATGGATACACTGGAACAGAAAGGTTTTAATAAAGGAAAGGAGCCACAGAATAAGTGAGCTATCTGATTGAGACCACAGAACAGATTCAATATGACACTATCAACTTTCTAAGCATTCATACAACCACCCACATAGGAAACCACCTTGGGACTCAGACCCTATAGGATATTCTGGTATGGTACAGGTGAACAGACAGCTGCTTGATCAAAGCCATCACAGGGAGCAGGAAGCACTTAAGTAATAACCCAAACATCACAAGGAACAAAGTTGGGATTCAAAATGCAGAAGATGCTAAAACTGTTAgaattaaagtaatttttattaaaagtaatGCTGTGAGGCCTTTCAGAAACCatgataactttttaaaaataaagaaaaacatgggTAAAGGTGTAAAAGTTTCAAACATTAGTTTAGTTAATCCCACTGAAATATGTATAGTGTAGAACTTCACAATATCCAGATGCATGATGATCCTGGGAAGGAGTTGCCAAGAGTTTCTGAGACAAGTTCCATCAACAGTGTCATCAATAGGATTGAAAAAGAATAAATGGCATTTGCCAAGAtgataattaacatttttaaaaacacaatactAAATAGAAAGTAATCTGTAATCATGGACTACCTAAataacagaatgaaagaaaaagtct includes:
- the LOC131900510 gene encoding olfactory receptor 5P50, translating into MAFLEDGNHTAVTEFILLGLTNDPVLRVVLFIIILCIYLVTVSGNLSTILLIRVSSQLHHPMYFFLSHLASTDIGYSSSVTPNMLVNFLVKRNTISFLGCTIQLGSGAFFGTLECFLLATMAYDRFVAICNPLLYSTKMSTCVCIQLLVGSYIGSLLNASSFIISFFSLLFCGPNRVNHFFCDLAPLVELSCSSGSVPIVPASFCSAFVIIVTVFVIAVSYTYILITILKMRSTEGRHKAFSTCTSHLTAVTLFYGTITFIYAMPKSSYSTDQNKVVSVFYMVVIPMLNPLIYSLRNNEIKGALKREINRKIFS